In Taeniopygia guttata chromosome Z, bTaeGut7.mat, whole genome shotgun sequence, one genomic interval encodes:
- the WDR41 gene encoding WD repeat-containing protein 41 isoform X2 has translation MLRWLIGGGREPQGSAEKSSVQTIGEEQIQNPYTELLVLKGHQDIVRFLVQIDDCRIASAGDDGIVFLWNAQTGEKLYELHGHTHKITAIAAFSSSDVTEEKTDLIITASADRTVIVWDCASGRQVQKVSCFHSTVKCLTVLQRLNVWLSGGSDLCVWNQKLDLLCKTSHLTDAGISALVELPKNCVAAAVGKELIIFRLSPSNNGSEVWNILEVKRLVDHQDNISSLVSVNDLTFVTGSYIGELIVWDALDWTKQASECNFWDSSVHPDVQTEIKLSQSPHESSVQHLTSDEECVFAAVGKGIYVYNLQMKRVIACQRTAHDSSVLHIEKLPNRQLISCSEDGSVRIWELREKQQLPAEPVPTGFFNMWGFGRANKQANQAAKKMQENTPVYFLELVGDLIGHSSAVQMFLYFGELGLATCSADHLIILWKDGERESSLRSLTLFQKLAQNGDLQLKL, from the exons ATGCTGCGCTGGCTGATCGGCGGCGGCCGCGAGCCGCAGGGCTCGGCCGAG AAATCCTCTGTACAGACAATTGGTGAAGAACAAATACAGAATCCTTACACGGAACTCCTTGTATTGAAAGGCCATCAAGATATAGTGCGATTTCTAGTGCAAATAGATGACTGCAG gattgCATCTGCAGGAGATGATGGAATCGTATTTCTGTGGAATGCTCAG actggaGAAAAACTTTATGAACTTCAtgggcacacacacaaaattacaGCTATAGCAGCATTTTCTTCATCAGATGttactgaagaaaaaacagatttgaTTATAACAGCATCAGCTGACAGAACAGTTATT GTTTGGGACTGTGCTAGTGGCAGACAGGTTCAAAAAGTGTCATGTTTCCATTCTACTGTAAAG TGTTTGACAGTTCTTCAAAGACTGAATGTATGGTTGTCTGGAGGGAGTGATCTATGTGTTTGGAACCAAAAATTAGATCTCTTGTGTAAGACCAGTCATCTTACTGATGCAG GCATCAGTGCTTTGGTTGAATTGCCCAAAAATTGTGTTGCAGCAGCAGTTGGCAAAGAGCTAA taatttttaggTTGAGTCCTTCTAACAATGGGTCTGAAGTTTGGAATATCCTTGAAGTAAAGCGCCTTGTTGACCATCAGGATAACATTTCATCATTAGTCAGTGTTAATG aTTTGACTTTTGTGACAGGTTCTTACATAGGTGAGTTAATAGTTTGGGATGCACTTGACTGGACAAAGCAGGCATCTGAGTGCAACTTCTGGGACTCCTCTGTCCATCCAGATgtacaaacagaaataaagttaTCCCAAAGCCCACATGAATCTTCAGTTCAACACTTAACATCTGACGAGGAG tgtgtttttgctgctgttggGAAAGGCATATACGTATATAATCTCCAAATGAAGCGTGTGATTGCCTGCCAGAGAACTGCTCATGACTCCTCTGTGCTGCACATTGAGAAGCTTCCAAACAG GCAGCTGATCTCCTGTTCAGAAGATGGCAGTGTGCGCATTTGGGAActcagagaaaagcagcagctgccagctgaaCCAGTTCCAACAG gGTTTTTCAACATGTGGGGATTTGGAAGGGCAAACAAGCAGGCAAACCAAGCTGCTAAGAAGATGCAGGAGAATACACCTGTGTATTTCTTGGAGCTGGTTGGTGATTTGATTGGTCATTCATCAGCTGTGCAG ATGTTCCTGTATTTTGGTGAACTGGGATTGGCTACATGCTCTGCTGACCACCTCATTATTTTGTGGAAGGATGGTGAACGAGAATCTAGCCTCCGCAGTTTAACACTATTTCAAAAATTGGCACAAAATGGTGATTTGCAACTCAAACTTTAA
- the WDR41 gene encoding WD repeat-containing protein 41 isoform X1, which produces MGRAPGRVAACEAVGLIERVTERNGAVGEAQRRTSLCPGLQFGEDIEKSSVQTIGEEQIQNPYTELLVLKGHQDIVRFLVQIDDCRIASAGDDGIVFLWNAQTGEKLYELHGHTHKITAIAAFSSSDVTEEKTDLIITASADRTVIVWDCASGRQVQKVSCFHSTVKCLTVLQRLNVWLSGGSDLCVWNQKLDLLCKTSHLTDAGISALVELPKNCVAAAVGKELIIFRLSPSNNGSEVWNILEVKRLVDHQDNISSLVSVNDLTFVTGSYIGELIVWDALDWTKQASECNFWDSSVHPDVQTEIKLSQSPHESSVQHLTSDEECVFAAVGKGIYVYNLQMKRVIACQRTAHDSSVLHIEKLPNRQLISCSEDGSVRIWELREKQQLPAEPVPTGFFNMWGFGRANKQANQAAKKMQENTPVYFLELVGDLIGHSSAVQMFLYFGELGLATCSADHLIILWKDGERESSLRSLTLFQKLAQNGDLQLKL; this is translated from the exons ATGGGTCGTGCTCCGGGCCGGGTCGCAGCCTGCGAGGCGGTCGGGCTGATAGAACGGGTGACGGAGAGAAACGGGGCAGTTGGGGAAGCACAGAGGCGGACCTCACTGTGTCCAGGGCTTCAGTTCGGggaggacattgag AAATCCTCTGTACAGACAATTGGTGAAGAACAAATACAGAATCCTTACACGGAACTCCTTGTATTGAAAGGCCATCAAGATATAGTGCGATTTCTAGTGCAAATAGATGACTGCAG gattgCATCTGCAGGAGATGATGGAATCGTATTTCTGTGGAATGCTCAG actggaGAAAAACTTTATGAACTTCAtgggcacacacacaaaattacaGCTATAGCAGCATTTTCTTCATCAGATGttactgaagaaaaaacagatttgaTTATAACAGCATCAGCTGACAGAACAGTTATT GTTTGGGACTGTGCTAGTGGCAGACAGGTTCAAAAAGTGTCATGTTTCCATTCTACTGTAAAG TGTTTGACAGTTCTTCAAAGACTGAATGTATGGTTGTCTGGAGGGAGTGATCTATGTGTTTGGAACCAAAAATTAGATCTCTTGTGTAAGACCAGTCATCTTACTGATGCAG GCATCAGTGCTTTGGTTGAATTGCCCAAAAATTGTGTTGCAGCAGCAGTTGGCAAAGAGCTAA taatttttaggTTGAGTCCTTCTAACAATGGGTCTGAAGTTTGGAATATCCTTGAAGTAAAGCGCCTTGTTGACCATCAGGATAACATTTCATCATTAGTCAGTGTTAATG aTTTGACTTTTGTGACAGGTTCTTACATAGGTGAGTTAATAGTTTGGGATGCACTTGACTGGACAAAGCAGGCATCTGAGTGCAACTTCTGGGACTCCTCTGTCCATCCAGATgtacaaacagaaataaagttaTCCCAAAGCCCACATGAATCTTCAGTTCAACACTTAACATCTGACGAGGAG tgtgtttttgctgctgttggGAAAGGCATATACGTATATAATCTCCAAATGAAGCGTGTGATTGCCTGCCAGAGAACTGCTCATGACTCCTCTGTGCTGCACATTGAGAAGCTTCCAAACAG GCAGCTGATCTCCTGTTCAGAAGATGGCAGTGTGCGCATTTGGGAActcagagaaaagcagcagctgccagctgaaCCAGTTCCAACAG gGTTTTTCAACATGTGGGGATTTGGAAGGGCAAACAAGCAGGCAAACCAAGCTGCTAAGAAGATGCAGGAGAATACACCTGTGTATTTCTTGGAGCTGGTTGGTGATTTGATTGGTCATTCATCAGCTGTGCAG ATGTTCCTGTATTTTGGTGAACTGGGATTGGCTACATGCTCTGCTGACCACCTCATTATTTTGTGGAAGGATGGTGAACGAGAATCTAGCCTCCGCAGTTTAACACTATTTCAAAAATTGGCACAAAATGGTGATTTGCAACTCAAACTTTAA